The region AGACGTTGGCCAGGAACTGGCTGGTCAGGTTGCCGATGGGCAGGCCGGGGTGTTGTGGATCGCAACGCAGGATGCGTTCCAGCAGCGCCAGCAGTCGTTCGTCCGACACCTGGTTGCGCAGCAGGTCCATCAGGATGTCGAGGTCGATGCTGGCGAAGTAGGAGCGGATGTCGCTCTTCAAGTACCAGCGGTGCTGGCGCAGCAGGCCTTGCGCGCGGCGCACGGCCCGATGTGTGCCCTTACCCTTGCGCGTGGCGTAGGAGTCCTCGATGAAGCTCTCCTCGTAAAGCGGCTCCAGCACGGCCACCACGGCGTGGTGCACCACGCGATCGCGAAAGGGCGCCTCGGCGATCAACCGTGGCTTGGGCTCCCGCACGGTGAAGGTGCGGTAGCCGCCGGGCTGATAGGTGTTCGCCACCAGTTCGTCCTGCAGACGCAGCAGCTCCTCCTCCAGGTGGAAACCGAAGGCCAGACAGGCCTCCGAGCCGCCAGCGCCGCGCCGTGCCCGTTCCCAGGCCCGTAGCAAGCCGCTGAAGGATACGACCTCGTCGAAGAGCTCAACCGGTGGCATGCTTGAGCCAGCCTCCCGTCATGCGACCGGCCTCCAGCAGCCCCCGGGCGGCGAACTCGTACTGGGCGTCGCTCAGGTAGTGGCGACGATGGCAGAGGCGCGTCAGCACGCGCAGTTTCTCCAATGTCAGGTTGAGGCGCTGCAGGATCGGTGCGCGCTCCTTGGTGTAGGTCGCCTCGATGATCGCTTCCAGCACGTCCAGCGCCAGGTTGGCCATGCGCTGGCTGATGGTGAAGCGGGCGTCCTTGGGGAAGCGCTCCAGCCGGTCCAGCAGCCAGTCCAGGAAGC is a window of bacterium DNA encoding:
- a CDS encoding reverse transcriptase domain-containing protein, with the translated sequence MPPVELFDEVVSFSGLLRAWERARRGAGGSEACLAFGFHLEEELLRLQDELVANTYQPGGYRTFTVREPKPRLIAEAPFRDRVVHHAVVAVLEPLYEESFIEDSYATRKGKGTHRAVRRAQGLLRQHRWYLKSDIRSYFASIDLDILMDLLRNQVSDERLLALLERILRCDPQHPGLPIGNLTSQFLANVYLDGFDHWLFHEERVPGYVRYMDDFVLFHDDRQALKDLLPRLEAWLWEHQRLTLKAKATRLNQRRHGLSFLGTRIFAGTIRLRRENLKRSLCGLARREWESRQGWKTQDELAACAQSVLANLCAWNSLNLRRDIFKGDHLRRLQPCHTGRQLEQQRDQPAMRQSQQQQPVEHEQQQRLPSLQHP
- the avd gene encoding diversity-generating retroelement protein Avd, with product MADELPLFTHWNRFLDWLLDRLERFPKDARFTISQRMANLALDVLEAIIEATYTKERAPILQRLNLTLEKLRVLTRLCHRRHYLSDAQYEFAARGLLEAGRMTGGWLKHATG